The Columba livia isolate bColLiv1 breed racing homer chromosome 2, bColLiv1.pat.W.v2, whole genome shotgun sequence genome includes the window ACAGTGAGGAATGATTTTGTGTGTAGCTTGTGTTCTTCACCACTGCAGGAAGACATGAAATATAGAGTACTTGGTGGTAGGATCtatgtagttttatttttagatctGTTACTTTCCTACTTGTGTTACATAATAAGTAAACAAGATGGTTAAGTGGAAAAAGCTCCAAAATGTACCAGTCAtttaaaagaagacaaaaaaataaaagctgtactGTTTTCAAAAGAACTAACCTTTTATTTGTCTTTACTTTGAAAGATAAACAAATAGTTGAAATGGTTGATGCAAAAGTTCTTAATGCTTTGAAAGGATATTCCGACGATAAATCACATTTTATGATTCAGACATTTACAGTTTTCTTGAGAGGTAAGCTGAATTTTGGAGATttgtcaaaaaatattttagaattgaACTGTAATATTCACTTGCATTTTCCTTATAGGTCCATTTATCTGGATAAAGTGAAAGTAATAACTCATATTGCAGTTCTTCAATAAAATTAGGGgtgaaaatacataaaattagATAGATAGTTAAACAGTATACACAGGTGATTGAAGAGTACACATGGCAAAACTGTTATGTTCACTTCTGTACCTTCATATAAATAAAATCTCTTGACcagtttcacagtatcacataCTAACTgtagatggggttttttttctgctttctactTCCTTTGTCCATACTGTTTTGTACTAACTGCATGTGTTTTAACACCCTCAGTCCAGGTGTTTTCTGCATTCCATCAGGACTTTTGGCTTCTACTACCACTACTTACCACTGCAATCGTTACATGATTTCTAATGAGAATATCCAACTAGAATCACAACTCGCCAACATACTTCCATTAGTTCTCgtaaaacaacaaccaaactcCCAAACCAACATTATTCCAAAAGTCTATGGAATTATATTGTCCATTTCTGGAAAACTAAATAGCTCCAGGATCGTGAGATACACTTAAAAACTGATGCTGTGcatgtatttttataaaacacAATCTGTGGGTCAGATATTGTGAGTTTTGCATGCATTGAATTTCCACTGGCTTCAGTGATTGATGAGATTGGACAGGGTCTCAGAGCTGAGACTTGTATTTGGTTGGACCTAACtctcattttcaaaaaataaatgcgATGGTTTTTTAAAGAtgcacagaaatacaaatgttCACAAAGCTACTGgatttcctttttattgtggtttttcttctttgacatTTTATAGGACAGTAACTAATAGTGGTGTAACCACAAGTTTCGGAGTAGGAATGCATACTTGCAAACAACTATTCATTTTCTTGTCAATGCAGAACTGTGTTatccttttttatcttttaatcaGGAATCTGCCTTTCCTCACCCACTGTGTCTTCCTTACCTTTTGCACTAACTAATTAGAATTGTATGCATCATTTTATTCTAGTCCATTATAGTGAACCTGGCACCCAACTGTTGTTTTCTGCAATTAAATAATAACATTCTGAATGGTTCAATTTTAAGTTTTCTGACCATATCTCTAAAGCTGTCTTTACACCCTAACACATCTTCAGATTCCTCTCATCAgcaccctctttttttttttttttttccaaatttctaGATGAACTGGTCAATAAAATGAAGATAGGAAACCACTACAAGATTATAGGAATTCCAGCTTGTGTGCAAAATGGCTTACAAGCTACAACATGTATAGAAGTCAATAGTGTACAGCTCTGTAAACCAAATGGTAAAAGAGTTTCATTAAAAATTGACTTTAAAAGTTGGGAAACCTTCTAGAACAAAATCATGAGAAGTGGTACAGTTTTCTGTGACCTAGAGGTCCACATTACACAACCACTTCCCTTGCAGTCTGAAATGTGTGCTTACTGTTCTTCGAGAAGATCACCTTTTGCCCCATTTCCATGCATTGAAAAGCTACAtcattctttccttcagttcttCAACTTCTGTTTCCAACTTTTCCTATCCTTTGGAAGGTACTTTGAAATGATACATTAAATGAACGTGATATTTCAGTTTGttattcctttcttattccATCAGTTTTAGCAGGACATGCTGCTACCTTTTTAGTAAAATTAATAGTGTCAGATGTTTACATTCTGAATTTGTGCTCAGTACATAAACTTTTGTTCTTTGTAAGTTTTGTGTCAAGACTAGAATGATGACTTATTCTAATGTATCTGCATAGCTCTCATGTGAAGTGTTTGTTAACCTGTACTTTGTTATATTTAGGTCCTCCTTTTGTCGGTGACAATTTTAAGTATCTGCTCTCACTGACATCAAGCTCATGCTGGAAGTTTACCGCCATCCTTGCCAATATCTTTGCTTCTCAAGTTGTCCCACCAGGCACTTGCAATACTCTCAAACTCACTATATTGCTGAGCCTAGTACAGacatgtgaaaaagaaaatgcaaattatcTGGATCTGTTGATTGTGACAAGCGACACACTAGTAATTGATAGGTAAAGATTCCTTATTCTTCACGTAAATTAGAATTAAAAACAtgagtatttttaaagataatagGATTGGCCTTACATGAAAGGTTAAAgagactgtattttaaaagaatatgcaGGGCTCCAACTTAGTAAAAATACCCAAATACACTTATTTATTTCAAGTGGTAAATCTGGGTCACAGCTTCACTAATAATAAAGCCCGTTAACACCCTCTTAATGTTCTCAATAAGATTTTAACACTAGCCCTGTTTAGCAGAGATCAAACAAAACATTCTTCTAAAACTGAAGACTGTCCCAGAAGCTGGTGATGATATAATAAAAGCAAATGGCTCTACTTTTCAAATCTTGAGCTTTTTCATCACCACTTCCCACCTATTAACAATGGCATTTTTGGTTAATAAGTGgtgtgtaaatatatacatttatgtcactctttttaataaaaactatACTGATAAAGTATCAAAAGTCACATGCATCTTTACATGTAGGTAACAAATCGGGCTGTTGCTAcctttagaaaaatgtttttctgtatttctgcatcTTATGTATTTACCATGTCACATAATTATAAGCTGTTAACACATTTTTGCATATACTGCAAAAAATTATAATATGCTCAGCTTTTAATTTGAACAAAATTCCTTTATCCTTCCCCAACTGAAAACAGggattctctttttatttttgaaaaatatatttgaaagtggcatgaattttatttccatttgacAGTTCTTCAACAAATTCGTTGGTATTTTTTAgttggggaaaaatattttcttaaccATTTCAAAATAGAGCTGTAGAAATTAGTTCAAAGTTGAAAATAATGtgggctgggttttttttttcccccaggttGGGAAAGATTTCATAAGAGAAGTCATAGGAACTCAGAGTGTTTTGAGAATCAAAACATCTGCTTAATATTAAAACAGTTGCACACTGTAAATCTTGGTCAGTACTGTCATTTGTACTGTCTTGCATGTGCACGTAGTATTTGTCAGCAACCTGTCAAAATAGGCATTTCCTACATCATATTTATATTGGTATGATAGCCTATTTATTCTCATTAATCAATAATTTTATCTCAGTTATTAATAGCAGGATAAATTATGCCCTGACATTTAAAAACCATTAGGAGCCTTTGATTGTGGAACCAGACAGACAATTTGCAACCTCTTTGTGCCAAGAAACATAGTACAggggatgaaaaagaaatttctaTACCTGCTTGCTCCAAAAGAATTTGAGAGGGAGCGGGAGGGTAAACCAGGCAGGCAGAGCTTGCACATTCCCAGCCCTTTCATTTTTCCCAAATGGCCAGGATTGCAAATCCTGTACCCTTGTAAATCACTGGAAAAGTTTCTCTATAATAGGAATAGGAGTTAATAATATGGAGTTAAATTATGCGACTTCTTTGACTTTCTAGGAGTTACTTCTGTTACAAACCACAAATTGCCTCATATGTTAAATCCATAAGAAATACAGTCTGATTGGTGGCTTTTGGACAGAATACTTGGACTTCTACCTTTGTATTCAAagttaaatgttttgttttgacacTAGTTTTATGTTaaggtttgttgttgttgtttctaaGTGagtattaatatatataaataccaTTATACAGTATTAAGTGTAGTAttgttttgaaaaactgaataaTTTAACAATTAtgactgaaaattatttaatccCCTAGGCTTCTGAATTACAGCTTATGTCTTCTGCCTCGTGGCATACGACACCCACCTTCTAgtgacatttttccttctgtgtccAAAGATAAACACGGAACTGGAAGTGCCAGTATCCAAGCTTGCAGTGCTGTCCTGGCTAAGGGTGGTGTCTGTTACATAGGAGACTTATCTTCATACAAAAAGGATAAACTTGAACTCCTACAGTCCGGTAATCTCACACATGCTAACAAATGAGGggacagaacaaaaccaacatatAAACTCATGGCTACGTTTATTCCCCAGCTCATGGCCCTCAAATGCTGTGAAAATCTATAACACTATTTTTAATGTGTCTGTGTaagaaaaggacagaaaagccAAGGTCCTATAAGCTTACATATACTACTACACAGGCTCCACTGCAGAGATCCATTGATGCTGACAATTCTATTAAATACATGATAGCAACTGGTTTCAGATGGCGTGTATGGGACTAGAAATTATAGTTAAACTACACCAATTACAGAATTGACTTATTTTGTCCTATCCTAGTGCTGGAAAGCAGAATGACAACAGTATTCATTCCTGGAAAGAAGTACGGAGAAGAGGCTGACCAACAAGTCACTATTTCAGTTCAAACCAATTTTTGGTCTTTTGTAGATGTGGATTCTTCCTCAAAGAAACAtatacaaaaggaaaactttttaaTTGGACAGATGGTAAAGCACATGCCTTGTTATGACAGTAACGGTACTATAGCAGTTATTTGTGTTTATAGTTATTTCAACatacaaaataatgaaaacaatcaATTTTGTTAGTACTTCCCAAAAAGTCACAACTTAAGTGACTTTAAATCAGGTATCTTCTAAAATGAGCTAGCTTTCCCAGAAGTAGGTATCATTTATTATTCAGAATAGCTTTTGACAACTACTATTGAAACAAAATTTTACTGCATTTATTATAGGTAATTTGTCTTTCAGGACTCAGTATATATGGATATTGAACATTTCAGATTGAAAAAATTGCAACGTTTCTACAAGTCAAAAAGTTGAAATaatgattttctttctctggatCTTTTCTTTAGGATGTGAGTTTGATTCCACCTAATCTTCTAGATGTTTTTGGGCTTCTGATATACAATGAGTTTCCTTCGTGTCAACTATCTTCTCCTCTTGTGCATCATATCTTGAAAAAAGCTATCAATCCTGAAGCCATGCTGTACAAAGTCTCACAGCAGTTCCGAATGCAGGATTTTGAGGAGGTAACAGATACTGCCCAAGCATTTAGAAATGCATTATACTTGGGAATTTCATACTATTGCTGGAATCAGAAAGTTCTCTTCACACATTCacattgcttatttttaaatctgttaaTACTCACTTCCTACCCGTTGCCCTCCCCCATACTCCCACTAGTGCTAATAGGATCATTGATACATTAGCTTCAGTTCTTTAAAAGAGCCAACTTCATAAATTCAGTTCAATATTGTTTCTGAAAAGCATAGGCTAACATTCATGTGAGAA containing:
- the MCMDC2 gene encoding minichromosome maintenance domain-containing protein 2 isoform X1; its protein translation is MHHEIQKMREISLVYLDRSGGLQKFVHDCKKYNDSKQSYAVYRFIISINPSDITELDAVLGNYILHNPIQAAQIFQSVCFIAIKTLSLIEQLQTEAQVSILLKPTHLPPLPSYVFSLSAFPFNYTSQRFYMSEGIATAMGTVTKYTQGARFLCTEETCPFSEGFSYIRVHLPGATESATVRNDFVCSLCSSPLQEDMKYRVLGDKQIVEMVDAKVLNALKGYSDDKSHFMIQTFTVFLRDELVNKMKIGNHYKIIGIPACVQNGLQATTCIEVNSVQLCKPNGPPFVGDNFKYLLSLTSSSCWKFTAILANIFASQVVPPGTCNTLKLTILLSLVQTCEKENANYLDLLIVTSDTLVIDRLLNYSLCLLPRGIRHPPSSDIFPSVSKDKHGTGSASIQACSAVLAKGGVCYIGDLSSYKKDKLELLQSVLESRMTTVFIPGKKYGEEADQQVTISVQTNFWSFVDVDSSSKKHIQKENFLIGQMDVSLIPPNLLDVFGLLIYNEFPSCQLSSPLVHHILKKAINPEAMLYKVSQQFRMQDFEEFILFARNLHVELSSEAENLIQGYYLASRRLRRDSLRGSTLSASALKILISLSKAHTKLSLRNKVLEEDALIAILLLESSLTLKHGKSALCIAPNPVFPFDLSDENSLQQRDSYLMQCHQQLLKFIAAYGPGIHINPNEE
- the MCMDC2 gene encoding minichromosome maintenance domain-containing protein 2 isoform X6; its protein translation is MVCFIAIKTLSLIEQLQTEAQVSILLKPTHLPPLPSYVFSLSAFPFNYTSQRFYMSEGIATAMGTVTKYTQGARFLCTEETCPFSEGFSYIRVHLPGATESATVRNDFVCSLCSSPLQEDMKYRVLGDKQIVEMVDAKVLNALKGYSDDKSHFMIQTFTVFLRDELVNKMKIGNHYKIIGIPACVQNGLQATTCIEVNSVQLCKPNGPPFVGDNFKYLLSLTSSSCWKFTAILANIFASQVVPPGTCNTLKLTILLSLVQTCEKENANYLDLLIVTSDTLVIDRLLNYSLCLLPRGIRHPPSSDIFPSVSKDKHGTGSASIQACSAVLAKGGVCYIGDLSSYKKDKLELLQSVLESRMTTVFIPGKKYGEEADQQVTISVQTNFWSFVDVDSSSKKHIQKENFLIGQMDVSLIPPNLLDVFGLLIYNEFPSCQLSSPLVHHILKKAINPEAMLYKVSQQFRMQDFEEFILFARNLHVELSSEAENLIQGYYLASRRLRRDSLRGSTLSASALKILISLSKAHTKLSLRNKVLEEDALIAILLLESSLTLKHGKSALCIAPNPVFPFDLSDENSLQQRDSYLMQCHQQLLKFIAAYGPGIHINPNEE
- the MCMDC2 gene encoding minichromosome maintenance domain-containing protein 2 isoform X4, whose amino-acid sequence is MACLMHTFIIIVAWPVLMLFLHSLFQHFDKECEDLSWRMHHEIQKMREISLVYLDRSGGLQKFVHDCKKYNDSKQSYAVYRFIISINPSDITELDAVLGNYILHNPIQAAQIFQSVCFIAIKTLSLIEQLQTEAQVSILLKPTHLPPLPSYVFSLSAFPFNYTSQRFYMSEGIATAMGTVTKYTQGARFLCTEETCPFSEGFSYIRVHLPGATESATVRNDFVCSLCSSPLQEDMKYRVLGDKQIVEMVDAKVLNALKGYSDDKSHFMIQTFTVFLRDELVNKMKIGNHYKIIGIPACVQNGLQATTCIEVNSVQLCKPNGPPFVGDNFKYLLSLTSSSCWKFTAILANIFASQVVPPGTCNTLKLTILLSLVQTCEKENANYLDLLIVTSDTLVIDRLLNYSLCLLPRGIRHPPSSDIFPSVSKDKHGTGSASIQACSAVLAKGGVCYIGDLSSYKKDKLELLQSVLESRMTTVFIPGKKYGEEADQQVTISVQTNFWSFVDVDSSSKKHIQKENFLIGQMDVSLIPPNLLDVFGLLIYNEFPSCQLSSPLVHHILKKAINPEAMLYKVSQQFRMQDFEEFILFARNLHVELSSEAENLIQGYYLASRRLRRDSLRGSTLSASALKILQVCIMHCTKSCISI
- the MCMDC2 gene encoding minichromosome maintenance domain-containing protein 2 isoform X7 yields the protein MSEGIATAMGTVTKYTQGARFLCTEETCPFSEGFSYIRVHLPGATESATVRNDFVCSLCSSPLQEDMKYRVLGDKQIVEMVDAKVLNALKGYSDDKSHFMIQTFTVFLRDELVNKMKIGNHYKIIGIPACVQNGLQATTCIEVNSVQLCKPNGPPFVGDNFKYLLSLTSSSCWKFTAILANIFASQVVPPGTCNTLKLTILLSLVQTCEKENANYLDLLIVTSDTLVIDRLLNYSLCLLPRGIRHPPSSDIFPSVSKDKHGTGSASIQACSAVLAKGGVCYIGDLSSYKKDKLELLQSVLESRMTTVFIPGKKYGEEADQQVTISVQTNFWSFVDVDSSSKKHIQKENFLIGQMDVSLIPPNLLDVFGLLIYNEFPSCQLSSPLVHHILKKAINPEAMLYKVSQQFRMQDFEEFILFARNLHVELSSEAENLIQGYYLASRRLRRDSLRGSTLSASALKILISLSKAHTKLSLRNKVLEEDALIAILLLESSLTLKHGKSALCIAPNPVFPFDLSDENSLQQRDSYLMQCHQQLLKFIAAYGPGIHINPNEE
- the MCMDC2 gene encoding minichromosome maintenance domain-containing protein 2 isoform X2, with the protein product MACLMHTFIIIVAWPVLMLFLHSLFQHFDKECEDLSWRMHHEIQKMREISLVYLDRSGGLQKFVHDCKKYNDSKQSYAVYRFIISINPSDITELDAVLGNYILHNPIQAAQIFQSVCFIAIKTLSLIEQLQTEAQVSILLKPTHLPPLPSYVFSLSAFPFNYTSQRFYMSEGIATAMGTVTKYTQGARFLCTEETCPFSEDKQIVEMVDAKVLNALKGYSDDKSHFMIQTFTVFLRDELVNKMKIGNHYKIIGIPACVQNGLQATTCIEVNSVQLCKPNGPPFVGDNFKYLLSLTSSSCWKFTAILANIFASQVVPPGTCNTLKLTILLSLVQTCEKENANYLDLLIVTSDTLVIDRLLNYSLCLLPRGIRHPPSSDIFPSVSKDKHGTGSASIQACSAVLAKGGVCYIGDLSSYKKDKLELLQSVLESRMTTVFIPGKKYGEEADQQVTISVQTNFWSFVDVDSSSKKHIQKENFLIGQMDVSLIPPNLLDVFGLLIYNEFPSCQLSSPLVHHILKKAINPEAMLYKVSQQFRMQDFEEFILFARNLHVELSSEAENLIQGYYLASRRLRRDSLRGSTLSASALKILISLSKAHTKLSLRNKVLEEDALIAILLLESSLTLKHGKSALCIAPNPVFPFDLSDENSLQQRDSYLMQCHQQLLKFIAAYGPGIHINPNEE